Genomic DNA from Turicibacter faecis:
TGACATCCTTATTTACCCCTAAAGCATTCATAATAATATTACGATGCGGATGATTTTTAGCTTCTTGTTCCGATAGTTTTCCTTCATCCACTAATTTGCGGACAAACGTATGATCTTTTGTAATCTGTCTTAGTCGTTGATGTGATAAAAGATACGCTCGACTATCTCCAATATGCGCTAATGCGATAAAGGATTTCGTCATCACTGCTACAATTGCTGTCGTTCCCATCCCATGTGAAAGTTGGTGATCGGCAATATACGTCAAAATTTCTTGATTAATTTGATTTAATAGTTGCTTTAACCATTTCCTTAATTCTTCAGGATCCTCAAACTTTAATTCTTCGTCAAAGTGATTACTAATCGTATTAATGACCATACCACTTGCTACCTCGCCCGCAGCATGGCCCCCCATCCCATCAGCAATCACCATCATCGAACAATGTTGGTTTTTATATCCTTTAACAGCATCTTCATTGTGTGGTCGGACTTTTCCGACATCCGTCTTATAACACACCTGATCAAACATTTTACAAGGCCCCCTCTTTAGCTCTTAATTGGCCACACGCCGCGTCGATATCACTTCCTAATTCACGGCGTACTGTCGCATTAATTCCTCGCTTTTTCAATGTCTTTTCAAATTGTTCAATATGCTCAACTGGTGTCCGGTCAAATCCACGTTCTGGAACATAATTGACCGGAATTAAATTCACATGACAATTCATTCCTCTTAATAAATCGGCTAACTTTTGCGCACACTCCACCGTATCATTTACATTTTTTATTAACCCATACTCAAAGGTAATTCGACGATTGGTTTCATTAACATAAAATTTAGCCGCTTCCATTAACTTTGCCAACGGATACGCACGGTTAATTGGCATGAGCTGAGAACGCATCTCATCCGTTGGGGCATGAAGCGAAATCGCAAATGAAACCTGCGGATGGTGTTTAGCAAAATCATAAATTTTAGGAACGATCCCGCTTGTCGAAACGGTAATATGACGCGCCCCAATATTTAATCCTTGCTCCGCGTTTATAATTTCAATAAATCGCGTCAAGTTCTCATAATTTTCAAATGGTTCACCAATTCCCATCACGACGATATGGCTAACACGTCCCTCTGATTGGTCGAGGTACTGTTGAACACGTAAAACTTGGGCAACAATCTCACCCGCTTCTAAATTTCTTTTTAAACCGCTTAACGTTGATGCACAAAACTTACATCCAATGCGACACCCTACTTGCGTAGTCACACACACTGAATAGCCGTAATGATGGCGCATTAAGACCGTCTCAATCAAGTTTCCATCCGACAACTCAAAAAGAAACTTTGTTGTTCCGTCACTTGCTACCTGCTTTTTACGTTCTGAAAGAGTTGTAAAATCAAATGTCTTACTTAGTAACTCTCTTAAGTCCTTCGGTAAGTTATTCATTTCATCAATGGACTGTACTCTTTTTTTATAGAGCCAATCAAAAATTTGCTTGGCACGAAATTTAGGTTGCTTTTGATTGACTAACCACGTTTGCCAATCCTCAATATCTAAACTAAAAATGGACTTAAACTCCATCCAATCACCACCATTTCTACTAAATTCATCATCTATTGTTCACCCTTAAATTAAATGGAACATCCCTTATTTCTTATTATTCACCAAAAAATATCATTTAATCGATGATTCTTCTATCCCCTTACGCCTTTCTTTTTAAACAGGCGATAAAAAATCCATCGGTTTGATAATCGCCAGGAAACAGTTGAACCATTCCATTTTTTGTTTGAGCGGCTAATACTTCAGGTAATCGAGAAACTAAGGTTTGATCGAGTTCAAACTCCGGATGTTTATTTAAAAACCATTCAACACGTTTATCATTTTCCTTACGATTAACCGTACACGTACTATAAACCAGCGTTCCCTGCACCTTTACTAAAGGAGCGACCGCTTCTAAAATATTTTCTTGGATTTTAACAATCTCATCTAAATCTGAGGGTTTCTTCGTTAATTTAATTTCTGGATGTCTTCTTAAAATTCCAAGTCCTGAACATGGGGCGTCAACCAGAATGGCATCAAAACTCTCTTTGTCGTAACATTCATTCAACTTTGTTGCATCTTGAAGCGATGTCACAACATTCGTCAATCCTAAGCGTTTGACGTTCTCTTCAATCAATTTAAGTTTGTGCTCATATATATCATGGGCATAGACCTTACCAGTTTGCCGCATCATTTCAGCAATATGTGTTGTCTTCCCACCAGGGGCCGAACAAGTATCTAATACTCTCGCATGGTGTTTAGGTTTTAACGCGCGAGCGACGAGCATCGATGCTTCATCTTGTACATAAAACCATCCTTGCTTAAAGGTTTGAGTCTTAAGCGGATTCCCTTTTAAAACGATGAGAGCGTCCTCACTTAAATATCCCTCTTTGCATTCCACGCCTTCAGCTTGTAACCTTTGCTTCAACTCCTCGCGTGTTCCACGAACAGCATTGACACGAATCGCCATTTTCACCCGCTCATTATTAGCGCGGGCCATCTGTTGTGTTTTTTCTTGACCGAATTGTTTACTCCAAAGTTTAATGAGCCAAAGGGGATGTGACGTTTCAATGGCTAGTCTCTGTGTTTCGTCCTCTATCGTATCAAGGCTCGCCAAAGGAGAGCGCGTCATTTCACGTAAGATTGCGTTCACTAATTTTCCATGAAACTGTCCACCACGTTTCTTCGCAATAGCTACCGCCTCAGAAACCGCCGCATGCTCTGGGACTCCGTCTAAAAATAACATTTGATAAAGCGTCATTTGAATTAAAATACGCACCCATGCTTTCACTTTCCCTTTAAAAAAAGGAGCTGCATAAAAATTCAATAACTGTTCATTTTGCAATGTCCCATAAACTAATTCTGCCATAAAATTTTTATCTTGCACCGTTAAGTCATTTTTTTCAATTTTATCATTTAGGGCATGATTACTATAGGCCTGGTTAACTAAAATATCCGTTAACGTCTGTAAGGCTAGCTCACGAGCATTTGCCATAATACCACTCCGTTCTCCTGCATTCTTGATGTTTATAGAATGATGTCATTTTATATTATAGCATAATCTACCTACTTTCATCTGTCATTTCACACAATTCTTGCCTAAATTCCCCGCGATTTTAACAATTGATTAATAAAAAAAAGAGGATTCATCCTTTACACATCGATGAACCCTCTTCACTTTTATGCCTTATCAACAATCTTACGATCGAAATTCCCCTGAATTTGCGTGCTTTGTAAAACATTCGTAAACGCGCGTGGATCAACTTCAGATAACAACCTTAAAGCAATATATAATTCATAACTTGAAACGACCATCATTAATAAACTACGATTTTGATGGGTATAAGCTCCCTCTGCATTAATAATCGTAATCCCACGTCCTAGACGATTTTGCAAGGTTGTAATCACCTCGTCTTGTTTATTGGTCACGATGAAGACAGTATAACTTTGATGAGGGGTATGAATACGGTCAACAATTTGCATTTGCACAAACATTAATAAAATCGTGTAAAGAGCAATCTCCCATCCGTCAAGAAATCCTGCAATGGTAATAATCACGCAATTTACGGAAAATGAATACTGACCAAAAGAACCATGTGTTCTCATCGATAAAATTTGAGAAACAATATCAAGCCCTCCTGTCGATCCTCCGTATTTTAAAATGGTTCCACTACCAACAGCATAAATCATTCCCCCGACAACAATATTTAATAAAATATCATCAGAAAAAGAAATCTCAGGAATCACATTTAAACTGATTGTCATGAGAGTAACGGTATAAAGCGTATGATAGGTGAATCTTTTACCTATAAACTTATATGAAATAAGTAATAATGGAATGTTAATCGACCAAATCAATAGCCCTAAATTAATTTTAATTCCCCAGGTACTATACAGTAATCGGCTAATAATCTGTGAAATCCCCGTTACACCACCTACGTATAA
This window encodes:
- the rsmB gene encoding 16S rRNA (cytosine(967)-C(5))-methyltransferase RsmB; the encoded protein is MANARELALQTLTDILVNQAYSNHALNDKIEKNDLTVQDKNFMAELVYGTLQNEQLLNFYAAPFFKGKVKAWVRILIQMTLYQMLFLDGVPEHAAVSEAVAIAKKRGGQFHGKLVNAILREMTRSPLASLDTIEDETQRLAIETSHPLWLIKLWSKQFGQEKTQQMARANNERVKMAIRVNAVRGTREELKQRLQAEGVECKEGYLSEDALIVLKGNPLKTQTFKQGWFYVQDEASMLVARALKPKHHARVLDTCSAPGGKTTHIAEMMRQTGKVYAHDIYEHKLKLIEENVKRLGLTNVVTSLQDATKLNECYDKESFDAILVDAPCSGLGILRRHPEIKLTKKPSDLDEIVKIQENILEAVAPLVKVQGTLVYSTCTVNRKENDKRVEWFLNKHPEFELDQTLVSRLPEVLAAQTKNGMVQLFPGDYQTDGFFIACLKRKA
- a CDS encoding Stp1/IreP family PP2C-type Ser/Thr phosphatase, which produces MFDQVCYKTDVGKVRPHNEDAVKGYKNQHCSMMVIADGMGGHAAGEVASGMVINTISNHFDEELKFEDPEELRKWLKQLLNQINQEILTYIADHQLSHGMGTTAIVAVMTKSFIALAHIGDSRAYLLSHQRLRQITKDHTFVRKLVDEGKLSEQEAKNHPHRNIIMNALGVNKDVKFDYLVLEHYNLDAILLCTDGLTSMVDDDEIFGILSQDKSTEEKVNLMIEMANLKGGKDNISIALCERLEGSEAL
- a CDS encoding YitT family protein yields the protein MSFAQEERFKRECRSLGMITVGIILFAIGINWFINPSGLYVGGVTGISQIISRLLYSTWGIKINLGLLIWSINIPLLLISYKFIGKRFTYHTLYTVTLMTISLNVIPEISFSDDILLNIVVGGMIYAVGSGTILKYGGSTGGLDIVSQILSMRTHGSFGQYSFSVNCVIITIAGFLDGWEIALYTILLMFVQMQIVDRIHTPHQSYTVFIVTNKQDEVITTLQNRLGRGITIINAEGAYTHQNRSLLMMVVSSYELYIALRLLSEVDPRAFTNVLQSTQIQGNFDRKIVDKA
- the rlmN gene encoding 23S rRNA (adenine(2503)-C(2))-methyltransferase RlmN, giving the protein MEFKSIFSLDIEDWQTWLVNQKQPKFRAKQIFDWLYKKRVQSIDEMNNLPKDLRELLSKTFDFTTLSERKKQVASDGTTKFLFELSDGNLIETVLMRHHYGYSVCVTTQVGCRIGCKFCASTLSGLKRNLEAGEIVAQVLRVQQYLDQSEGRVSHIVVMGIGEPFENYENLTRFIEIINAEQGLNIGARHITVSTSGIVPKIYDFAKHHPQVSFAISLHAPTDEMRSQLMPINRAYPLAKLMEAAKFYVNETNRRITFEYGLIKNVNDTVECAQKLADLLRGMNCHVNLIPVNYVPERGFDRTPVEHIEQFEKTLKKRGINATVRRELGSDIDAACGQLRAKEGAL